Proteins encoded within one genomic window of Pongo pygmaeus isolate AG05252 chromosome 18, NHGRI_mPonPyg2-v2.0_pri, whole genome shotgun sequence:
- the LOC134738595 gene encoding basic proline-rich protein-like, which produces MANRLRGLDPTDLHAVPILDVTLWGRVIPGTRLFHSQAAGQKEEARRDRAPPAVSAVFNQHHHPPLPTNTTNSNNTSTNINNTTTTSYTITTINDNNITTIYTTNTTNTTTTTHHPPALPPIPPPPPIQISIPRPPPIPPPPPAPSPSAPPPPAPAPPAPPAPPPPPPAPPPAPAPPPPPPAPPPPPAPPPPPPAPPPPPAAPPAPPPPPAAPPAPPPPPPAPAPAPPPPAPPPPPAPAPPPPPPPAPPPPPPPPPAPAPPPPPPPAPAPAPAPPPAPPPPPAPAPPAPPPPPPPAPAPPPPPAPPPPPPPPPAPPPPPPPPPPAPPPPPPPPPAPPPPPPPPPAPAPAPPPPPPPPPAPAPPPPPPPAPAPAPPPPPAPAPPPPAPAPAPAPPPPPPPPPPPPAPPPPPPPPPAPPPPPPPPPPPAPPPPPPPPPAPAPAPPPPPPPPPAPPPPPPPPAPAPAPPPPPPPPAPPPPPPAPPPPAPPPPAPAPPPPPPPPPPPPAPPPPPPPAPAPPPAPAPPPAPAPPPPAPAPAPPPPPAPAPAPPPAPAPPPPPPAPPAAAPPPAPPPPPPPPAPPPPPPPPAPPAAPPPPPAPAPPPPPPPAPPPPPPPPPAPPPPPPPPPAPPPPAPPPPPALPPL; this is translated from the coding sequence CACCATCACCCACCACTACCCACCAACACTACTAATAGTAACAACACCAGTACCAACATCAATAACACCACCACTACCAGctacaccatcaccaccatcaatgACAACAATATCACCACCATCTATACTACCAACACCACCAACACTACCACCACTACCCACCACCCTCCAGCACTACCAccaataccaccaccaccaccaatacaaATATCAATACCAAGACCACCAccaataccaccaccaccaccagcaccatcaccatcagcaccaccaccaccagcaccagcaccaccagcaccaccagcaccaccaccaccaccaccagcaccaccaccagcaccagcaccaccaccaccaccaccagcaccaccaccaccaccagcaccaccaccaccaccaccagcaccaccaccaccaccagcagcaccaccagcaccaccaccaccaccagcagcaccaccagcaccaccaccaccaccaccagcaccagcaccagcaccaccaccaccagcaccaccaccaccaccagcaccagcaccaccaccaccaccaccaccagcaccaccaccaccaccaccaccaccaccagcaccagcaccaccaccaccaccaccaccagcaccagcaccagcaccagcaccaccaccagcaccaccaccaccaccagcaccagcaccaccagcaccaccaccaccaccaccaccagcaccagcaccaccaccaccaccagcaccaccaccaccaccaccaccaccaccagcaccaccaccaccaccaccaccaccaccaccagcaccaccaccaccaccaccaccaccaccagcaccaccaccaccaccaccaccaccaccagcaccagcaccagcaccaccaccaccaccaccaccaccaccagcaccagcaccaccaccaccaccaccaccagcaccagcaccagcaccaccaccaccaccagcaccagcaccaccaccaccagcaccagcaccagcaccagcaccaccaccaccaccaccaccaccaccaccaccaccagcaccaccaccaccaccaccaccaccaccagcaccaccaccaccaccaccaccaccaccaccaccagcaccaccaccaccaccaccaccaccaccagcaccagcaccagcaccaccaccaccaccaccaccaccaccagcaccaccaccaccaccaccaccaccagcaccagcaccagcaccaccaccaccaccaccaccaccagcaccaccaccaccaccaccagcaccaccaccaccagcaccaccaccaccagcaccagcaccaccaccaccaccaccaccaccaccaccaccaccagcaccaccaccaccaccaccaccagcaccagcaccaccaccagcaccagcaccaccaccagcaccagcaccaccaccaccagcaccagcaccagcaccaccaccaccaccagcaccagcaccagcaccaccaccagcaccagcaccaccaccaccaccaccagcaccaccagcagcagcaccaccaccagcaccaccaccaccaccaccaccaccagcaccaccaccaccaccaccaccaccagcaccaccagcagcaccaccaccaccaccagcaccagcaccaccaccaccaccaccaccagcaccaccaccaccaccaccaccaccaccagcaccaccaccaccaccaccaccaccaccagcaccaccaccaccagcaccaccaccaccaccagcactaCCACCTCTGTAA